The following proteins come from a genomic window of Venturia canescens isolate UGA chromosome 4, ASM1945775v1, whole genome shotgun sequence:
- the LOC122408776 gene encoding transmembrane protein 120 homolog → MDEEDVDTRSCLKEWQDLSKEYKELEAENREYLLALGRIEELQAKCIKGIAHQRYRMDVISDSLKCIPALQIKESIMEEIVRRKQQLHEIEQTLPKPNGTYLSIILGSVNVSILNKCDKFKYKDEYEKFKLVLSVIGFFLSVVNLFTDLRTLELSFMFLLVWYYCTLTIRESILKVNGSRIKGWWRFHHFLSTAVSGVLLVWPNTGPWYAFRGQFMWFNVYISFVQYLQFRYQRGVLYRLKALGERHNMDITIEGFHSWMWRGLSFLLPFLFIGYLFQLYNAYVLASLVFHTEATWHVPVLSLMFLILFLGNMITTAMVVPQKLKQKTASNQQREQQQRYRLDQKTD, encoded by the exons ATGGATGAAGAAGACGTCGATACTAGGAGCTGTCTAAAAGAATGGCAAGACTTAAGCAAAGAATATAAGGAACTGGAG GCCGAGAATCGTGAATACCTCTTGGCATTGGGACGGATAGAAGAATTGCAGGCTAAATGTATAAAGGGAATAGCCCATCAAAGATATCGGATGGATGTTATATCAGATAGTCTTAAGTG TATTCCAGCGTTACAGATTAAAGAATCCATAATGGAGGAAATAGTTAGACGAAAACAACAATTGCATGAGATAGAACAAACTCTGCCAAAGCCTAATGGCACATATCTTTCTATTATATTGGGAAGTGTCAATGTGTCGATTCTGAACAAATGCGACAA gTTCAAGTACAAGGATgagtatgaaaaatttaagcTGGTTCTGTCCGTCATTGGTTTTTTTCTGTCAGTTGTAAACCTATTCACTGATCTAAG AACCCTTGAATTAAGTTTCATGTTCCTCTTGGTATGGTATTATTGTACATTGACAATAAGAGAGAGTATACTCAAAGTGAATGGATCTCGGATAAAGGGGTGGTGGAGatttcatcactttttatcCACAGCTGTATCCGGTGTTCTGCTGGTTTGGCCAAATACCGGTCCATGGTATGCATTTAGAGGCCAGTTTATGTGGTTTAATGTCTACATAA GTTTCGTCCAGTATCTACAATTTCGTTATCAACGTGGTGTACTTTATCGTTTAAAAGCACTCGGGGAGCGGCACAATATGGATATAACTATCGAAGGTTTTCACTCGTGGATGTGGCGTGGCCTCTCTTTCCTCTTACCTTTTCTCTTTATAGGATATCTCTTCCAATTGTACAATGCGTACGTACTCGCGAGCCTTGTTTTCCACACCGAAGCTACGTGGCATGTTCCTGTCCTCAGTCTCATGTTCCTCATACTATTCCTCGGAAATATGATTACTACCGCGATGGTTGTACCGCAGAAGCTCAAACAGAAAACGGCGAGCAATCAACAGCGagaacaacaacaacgatACCGCCTCGACCAAAAAACCGACTAG